A region from the Bacteroidetes bacterium GWF2_43_63 genome encodes:
- a CDS encoding alginate O-acetyltransferase, which yields MNWSNIIHDILFYKPAAPILFNSGTFWLLFILVLSVYAAIYRNNTARTLFLLGFSVFFYYKSSGIYVLLLIGTLVFVYLLTQFMFRQKNPKIKKWLLVLNVIVALGFLVYYKYTNFLLDNFAMISGGEFEAADIFLPVGISFYTFQILSYVIDVYRGDLEPEKDFFNYAFYITFFPQLVAGPIVRASQFLPQLKGHVTIHPDEVQKGFFLIMQGLFKKAVLADYVSQYNDLIFSAPATYSGFENLMAVYGYTLQIYCDFSGYSDMAIGIGKMMGFDLGINFNKPYQSLNITEFWRRWHISLSTWLRDYLYIPLGGNRKGKLRTYINLFITMLLGGLWHGPSWQFVFWGGMHGIGLSIHKLWKTYVMPGEIDSKWGSRIYKFFAWFITFHFVVFLWIFFRAQSFQLAWEMIGQIFGAMDWAYLQPFWSVRYVFVIMMLIGIAIHAVPSRMFPKMENTYVRLPFIVKAIAFVVLIQLVIQFKSESVQPFIYFQF from the coding sequence ATGAATTGGAGTAACATAATTCACGACATACTTTTTTATAAACCCGCTGCGCCCATTTTGTTCAACAGCGGGACTTTCTGGTTGCTGTTCATTCTGGTTTTGTCGGTCTATGCTGCTATTTATCGCAACAACACTGCCCGTACACTGTTTCTGCTGGGTTTCAGTGTTTTCTTTTATTATAAATCAAGCGGTATTTATGTTCTGTTGCTGATCGGAACCCTTGTGTTTGTATATCTTCTCACACAATTTATGTTCCGTCAGAAAAATCCAAAGATTAAAAAATGGCTGTTGGTTCTTAATGTCATCGTTGCACTGGGATTTCTGGTCTATTACAAGTACACAAATTTTCTGCTCGACAATTTTGCCATGATCTCCGGCGGGGAGTTCGAGGCAGCTGATATTTTTCTGCCGGTGGGTATTTCGTTTTACACTTTCCAGATTCTCAGTTATGTTATTGATGTTTACAGAGGTGATCTGGAGCCGGAAAAGGATTTTTTCAACTATGCGTTTTACATCACCTTTTTCCCACAACTTGTTGCCGGTCCTATAGTCAGGGCGAGTCAGTTTCTGCCTCAGCTCAAAGGGCATGTTACCATTCATCCCGATGAAGTGCAGAAAGGTTTTTTTCTGATCATGCAGGGTTTGTTCAAAAAAGCTGTACTGGCTGATTATGTATCGCAATACAATGATCTGATTTTCTCAGCTCCGGCAACCTACAGTGGTTTTGAAAACCTGATGGCGGTGTATGGCTACACCCTGCAGATTTACTGCGATTTCAGTGGTTATAGCGACATGGCCATCGGTATTGGGAAAATGATGGGTTTCGATCTGGGAATTAACTTCAATAAGCCTTATCAGTCGCTGAATATTACCGAATTTTGGCGGCGTTGGCACATTAGTCTTTCAACATGGTTGCGCGATTATCTCTATATTCCGCTGGGCGGAAACAGAAAAGGAAAGTTAAGAACCTATATCAATCTTTTTATCACAATGTTGCTTGGCGGGCTCTGGCACGGACCTTCGTGGCAGTTTGTTTTTTGGGGCGGCATGCATGGCATTGGTTTGTCCATTCATAAGCTGTGGAAAACCTATGTAATGCCAGGCGAAATAGATTCAAAATGGGGTTCAAGGATTTATAAATTCTTTGCCTGGTTTATTACTTTTCATTTTGTTGTATTTCTCTGGATTTTCTTTAGAGCGCAAAGTTTTCAGCTTGCCTGGGAAATGATTGGGCAGATTTTCGGAGCGATGGATTGGGCTTATTTGCAGCCATTCTGGAGTGTCCGATATGTTTTTGTAATAATGATGCTGATTGGTATTGCCATTCACGCTGTGCCGTCACGAATGTTCCCGAAAATGGAAAACACGTATGTACGTTTGCCTTTTATAGTAAAGGCCATTGCCTTTGTAGTGCTTATTCAGCTGGTTATTCAGTTCAAAAGCGAATCGGTGCAGCCGTTCATTTATTTCCAGTTTTAA
- a CDS encoding carboxylase has product MKELKIRDLTLRDGQQSLFATRMNQAQVDHVLPLFKEARFYALEVWGGAVPDSIMRYLNEDPWERLAKIKEGIGDSSKLTALSRGRNLFGYNPYPESVIEGFIKNAMSTGIDILRIFDALNDMNNIKSSVEYVKKYGGIADGTISYTVDPKLELKKKFFGLIKEKPKPPVFTVDYFVGKAKEIEAMGADMITLKDMAGLVDHVSAAKIIRALKNNVKIPVDFHTHSTPGYGLASVLTAMMNGADIIDTNMMPFAGGSAAPAYEIIHLFCKKLGYETNVNIEVLKKLSDKLEEIRHQMDEYDSYKMFPKSFDLVKDKLPTEMEKVFDRAISSVEKENYEDVLQACNEIEAYFNFPAPNEMVKNAQIPGGMYTNMLAQLKAVKMDELLPRVLLAVPAVRTAAGSVPLVTPTSQIVGVQAVNCILDENKGLPWYTNVNTQYVNLVKGSYGQTPVPVDPDFREKITGSREEVPYNTANYKPQPNKVLTQYGDRNLVNSEKDHLLLELFPAVAEPFLTDRAKAEWEADQAVIKAEQDAIRAEEERKREEERAAFEAEKAAYKALSKEEKEKRLLDGLYNYKWFTF; this is encoded by the coding sequence ATGAAAGAATTGAAAATAAGAGATCTCACACTGCGCGACGGCCAGCAATCATTGTTTGCAACCCGCATGAACCAGGCACAGGTTGATCATGTTTTGCCGTTGTTCAAAGAAGCCCGTTTTTATGCATTGGAAGTGTGGGGTGGCGCTGTTCCCGACAGCATTATGAGATACCTGAATGAAGATCCATGGGAAAGACTTGCCAAAATAAAAGAAGGCATTGGAGATTCTTCAAAACTTACCGCTTTGTCGCGCGGACGCAATTTGTTTGGCTACAATCCATATCCTGAAAGCGTTATTGAAGGGTTCATCAAAAACGCCATGTCGACTGGTATTGACATTCTCCGCATTTTCGATGCATTGAACGACATGAACAATATTAAAAGCTCTGTTGAATATGTAAAAAAATATGGCGGCATCGCCGACGGAACTATCAGCTATACTGTTGATCCCAAGCTCGAACTTAAGAAAAAATTCTTCGGACTGATTAAAGAAAAACCGAAACCCCCGGTATTTACGGTTGACTACTTTGTTGGCAAAGCAAAAGAAATTGAAGCCATGGGCGCCGACATGATCACACTGAAAGACATGGCCGGACTGGTTGATCACGTGAGTGCTGCCAAAATTATCCGCGCGCTCAAAAACAACGTAAAAATTCCTGTTGATTTTCATACTCACTCAACCCCTGGCTACGGGCTGGCTTCGGTGCTTACCGCCATGATGAACGGTGCCGACATCATCGATACGAACATGATGCCTTTTGCCGGAGGTAGTGCTGCACCTGCTTACGAAATTATTCATCTGTTCTGTAAGAAACTTGGATACGAAACCAATGTCAACATCGAAGTACTGAAAAAACTCAGTGACAAACTTGAGGAAATCAGGCACCAGATGGACGAATACGACAGCTACAAAATGTTCCCGAAAAGCTTCGATCTCGTAAAAGACAAGCTGCCAACAGAGATGGAAAAAGTATTCGACCGGGCTATCAGTTCCGTTGAAAAAGAAAATTACGAAGATGTACTGCAGGCCTGTAACGAAATTGAAGCCTATTTCAATTTCCCTGCTCCGAACGAAATGGTGAAGAACGCGCAGATTCCGGGAGGCATGTACACCAATATGCTGGCGCAGCTCAAAGCAGTCAAAATGGATGAATTGCTCCCGCGCGTTCTCCTGGCTGTTCCTGCAGTACGAACTGCAGCCGGATCTGTGCCTCTGGTTACACCTACCAGTCAGATTGTTGGCGTTCAGGCGGTAAATTGCATTCTTGACGAAAACAAAGGATTGCCCTGGTACACCAATGTAAACACACAATACGTAAATCTTGTAAAGGGCTCATACGGCCAGACTCCGGTTCCTGTTGATCCTGATTTCCGCGAAAAGATTACCGGCTCGCGCGAAGAAGTTCCTTACAACACGGCCAACTACAAGCCGCAGCCCAACAAGGTTTTGACACAATACGGCGATCGCAATCTGGTTAATTCAGAAAAAGATCACTTGCTTCTCGAACTGTTCCCGGCTGTTGCAGAGCCATTTTTGACCGATCGCGCCAAAGCGGAATGGGAAGCAGACCAGGCCGTCATCAAAGCCGAACAGGATGCCATCCGCGCCGAAGAAGAACGCAAGCGCGAAGAAGAACGCGCCGCTTTTGAAGCCGAAAAAGCCGCATACAAAGCCCTCAGCAAAGAAGAAAAAGAAAAGCGACTGCTCGATGGCTTGTATAACTACAAGTGGTTTACGTTTTAA